One Corynebacterium uterequi DNA segment encodes these proteins:
- a CDS encoding PH domain-containing protein, translating to MSHRTREHRPGADGYRRVHRATPLLELWTVVLGIVAVIILNIDRELIDAVRSFSLGSIPWRFVVIALGSVVGFFLLVWLVSYFWWRATGYRITDEEISLKHGVIGKQERTARFDRIQAVDVVESVIARIFHVAAVRVETAGGKDSVIEIKYLSKPVAVELRAEVLARVRGEAAPVGHTTDLAEVTAPGETLPAPPERHVVVPEIPVARSLAAAALNPTVHIAAVAGLGVWVSPLSLAAAVPTLVALAGAAWRVIDRSYRFVASLHEDSLDISYGLADRRRQTIRLGRIHAVQIDQPVLWRLTGWWRVRVSVAGYGGEDDHAATTTILPVGSRDLAIRLAALVGPLSTEEIEGYARPEGATMPTFTSPDEAVWVSPIDRGQQAVTLIPGRAICHTGRLGRRVAMIERSHIQELTLHRGPLHGALGLASVRFDLVNGPVSMTGQDLRFADAQALLDALRSRELPELDAAPTQLR from the coding sequence ATGAGCCACCGCACTCGTGAACACCGCCCCGGGGCCGACGGCTACCGCCGCGTCCACCGCGCCACCCCGCTGCTGGAGCTGTGGACCGTCGTGCTCGGCATCGTCGCCGTCATCATTTTAAACATTGACCGGGAGCTGATCGACGCCGTCCGCTCCTTCTCTCTCGGGTCGATTCCGTGGCGATTCGTCGTCATCGCGCTCGGCAGCGTCGTCGGCTTCTTCCTGCTGGTGTGGCTGGTGTCCTACTTCTGGTGGCGCGCCACGGGGTACCGGATCACCGACGAGGAGATCTCCCTCAAGCATGGCGTCATCGGCAAGCAGGAGCGCACCGCCCGCTTTGATCGGATCCAGGCCGTCGACGTCGTCGAGTCGGTCATCGCCCGGATCTTCCACGTCGCCGCCGTGCGGGTGGAGACCGCCGGGGGTAAGGACTCGGTCATCGAAATCAAGTACCTGAGCAAGCCGGTGGCCGTCGAGCTGCGCGCCGAGGTGCTGGCTCGCGTCCGCGGGGAGGCGGCGCCCGTCGGGCACACGACGGACCTGGCGGAGGTGACGGCGCCGGGGGAGACGCTGCCCGCGCCGCCGGAACGCCACGTCGTGGTCCCAGAGATCCCTGTCGCCCGTAGCCTGGCTGCCGCCGCGTTGAATCCCACGGTCCACATCGCCGCCGTCGCCGGCCTGGGCGTGTGGGTCTCCCCGCTGTCCTTGGCGGCGGCCGTGCCCACCCTGGTGGCCCTGGCCGGCGCCGCGTGGCGGGTCATTGACCGCTCGTATCGGTTCGTGGCCTCGCTGCACGAGGATTCCCTGGACATCTCCTACGGCCTGGCCGATCGCCGCCGGCAAACGATCCGGCTGGGCCGCATCCACGCCGTCCAGATTGACCAGCCGGTGCTGTGGCGGCTCACCGGGTGGTGGCGGGTGCGGGTCTCCGTCGCCGGCTACGGCGGGGAGGACGACCACGCGGCGACGACCACCATTCTGCCGGTCGGCTCCCGCGACCTCGCGATCCGCCTGGCCGCCCTCGTCGGGCCGCTGAGCACCGAAGAGATCGAGGGTTACGCCCGCCCCGAAGGCGCGACGATGCCGACGTTTACCTCTCCCGACGAGGCCGTCTGGGTCAGCCCCATCGACCGCGGCCAGCAGGCCGTCACCCTCATCCCGGGCCGGGCGATCTGCCACACCGGGCGGCTGGGGCGCCGCGTGGCCATGATTGAGCGTTCCCACATCCAGGAACTCACCCTGCACCGCGGCCCGCTGCACGGCGCGCTGGGCCTGGCGAGCGTGCGATTCGACCTAGTCAACGGCCCGGTGAGCATGACG